Proteins from a single region of Thamnophis elegans isolate rThaEle1 chromosome 17, rThaEle1.pri, whole genome shotgun sequence:
- the RBM4B gene encoding RNA-binding protein 4B isoform X2, whose product MVKLFIGNLPREATEQEIRALFEQYGRVLECDIIKNYGFVHIEDKTAAEDAIRNLHHYKLHGVCINVEASKNKSKASTKLHVGNISTSCTNLELRSKFEEYGPVLECDIVKDYAFVHMERAEDAVEAIRGLDNTEFQGRLFEGWTSGSCGAFTSQLCQASRCVDFCV is encoded by the exons ATGGTGAAACTTTTCATCGGCAACCTTCCCCGGGAAGCCACCGAGCAGGAGATCCGTGCCCTTTTCGAGCAGTACGGCCGCGTCCTGGAGTGTGACATCATCAAGAATTATGGGTTTGTGCACATTGAGGACAAGACAGCTGCTGAGGATGCCATCCGCAACCTGCACCACTACAAGCTGCACGGCGTCTGCATCAACGTGGAAGCCAGCAAAAACAAGAGCAAGGCTTCCACCAAGCTGCACGTGGGCAACATCAGCACCAGCTGCACGAACCTGGAGCTGCGGTCCAAGTTTGAGGAATACGGCCCCGTACTTGAGTGCGATATCGTGAAAGATTATGCCTTTGTGCACATGGAAAGAGCTGAGGATGCCGTCGAGGCCATCAGAGGCCTCGACAACACGGAATTCCAAG GTAGGCTATTTGAGGGCTGGACATCGGGCTCCTGCGGCGCTTTCACGTCCCAGCTATGCCAGGCTTCACGATGTGTCGATTTTTGTGTTTAG
- the RBM4B gene encoding RNA-binding protein 4B isoform X1: MVKLFIGNLPREATEQEIRALFEQYGRVLECDIIKNYGFVHIEDKTAAEDAIRNLHHYKLHGVCINVEASKNKSKASTKLHVGNISTSCTNLELRSKFEEYGPVLECDIVKDYAFVHMERAEDAVEAIRGLDNTEFQGKRMRVQLSTSRLRTTPGMGYKSGCYRCGKEGHWSKECPVDRTGQAAELTEPYSEQYGMVRTPYPTGYGESMYYDDPYGMVDYYKRYRARNAAAYGASAYDTYAEHTMAQYSQYAQYSQATAMASRLSTSLDPYERPLMPSSGSAAVAVAAVAATSSFYTRDRSPLRRSAAAASTAGDVYGYERVQLSPVPRSSLYDVQRFGRDAGADRLRYSAY, translated from the exons ATGGTGAAACTTTTCATCGGCAACCTTCCCCGGGAAGCCACCGAGCAGGAGATCCGTGCCCTTTTCGAGCAGTACGGCCGCGTCCTGGAGTGTGACATCATCAAGAATTATGGGTTTGTGCACATTGAGGACAAGACAGCTGCTGAGGATGCCATCCGCAACCTGCACCACTACAAGCTGCACGGCGTCTGCATCAACGTGGAAGCCAGCAAAAACAAGAGCAAGGCTTCCACCAAGCTGCACGTGGGCAACATCAGCACCAGCTGCACGAACCTGGAGCTGCGGTCCAAGTTTGAGGAATACGGCCCCGTACTTGAGTGCGATATCGTGAAAGATTATGCCTTTGTGCACATGGAAAGAGCTGAGGATGCCGTCGAGGCCATCAGAGGCCTCGACAACACGGAATTCCAAG GCAAACGAATGCGCGTGCAGTTGTCCACCAGCCGTCTCAGGACCACGCCCGGGATGGGATACAAGAGCGGCTGCTACCGGTGTGGGAAGGAGGGTCACTGGTCTAAAGAGTGCCCGGTAGACCGCACGGGGCAAGCGGCTGAGTTGACCGAACCTTATAGCGAGCAATACGGAATGGTGCGCACCCCGTACCCTACAGGCTACGGGGAGTCCATGTATTACGATGACCCCTATGGAATGGTGGATTACTATAAACGGTATCGCGCGAGAAATGCTGCGGCCTATGGGGCCTCTGCATACGACACTTATGCGGAGCACACCATGGCCCAGTATTCCCAGTACGCCCAGTACTCGCAAGCCACAGCCATGGCCAGTCGCCTCTCTACCTCCTTAGACCCCTACGAGAGGCCCCTGATGCCAAGCTCGGGATCTGCCGCGGTAGCCGTCGCTGCTGTGGCCGCGACATCCTCCTTTTACACCCGGGATAGAAGCCCTCTGCGTCGCTCGGCCGCTGCGGCTTCCACCGCTGGAGACGTGTACGGATACGAGCGCGTTCAGCTGTCTCCCGTCCCGCGATCCTCCCTCTACGATGTCCAGCGTTTCGGGCGGGATGCAGGCGCGGACAGGTTGCGATACTCCGCGTATTGA